In Meleagris gallopavo isolate NT-WF06-2002-E0010 breed Aviagen turkey brand Nicholas breeding stock chromosome 2, Turkey_5.1, whole genome shotgun sequence, the following are encoded in one genomic region:
- the TDRP gene encoding testis development-related protein encodes MNYAAILGRAACGWPCNKDQFLHDEVPSSVSQLATKVQGASFRGWKEVTSMFNKDDEQQLLAGCKSPKSKGTNLKLKEEMKSEKKPGFWDSLVIKQNVQSRKPDEIEGWEPPQITAADSASDAATALSDYSAWSGWEDETKGSTKYTNLASSGNSSRWSIKSAGKLVSIRRQSKGNLTDNWEELE; translated from the exons aatAAAGACCAGTTTCTTCATGATGAAGTTCCATCTTCAGTGTCTCAACTTGCAACAAAG GTTCAAGGTGCAAGTTTCCGGGGTTGGAAGGAAGTGACATCTATGTTCAATAAAGATGATGAACAGCAATTGCTGGCCGGATGCAAGTCTCCAAAATCCAAAGG AACAAACCTAAAATTAAAGGAAGAGATGAAGTCAGAAAAGAAGCCGGGTTTTTGGGACAGTTTGGTGATAAAGCAGAACGTCCAGTCTAGGAAACCAGATGAGATTGAGGGCTGGGAACCACCACAGATTACTGCTGCTGATTCTGCCAGTGATGCAGCAACTGCTTTAAGTGACTATTCAGCCTGGTCAGGCTGGGAGGATGAAACCAAAGGCTCCACAAAGTACACGAACCTGGCCAGCTCAGGAAACAGTTCCAGGTGGAGTATCAAATCAGCTGGGAAGCTGGTTAGTATTAGACGTCAGAGCAAAGGTAACCTTACTGACAACTGGGAAGAACTGGAATGA